One Thiocapsa sp. genomic window, TCGCGTAGAGTCGACCGAGGTTCAGGATGCCGTTCGGATCGAAGGCCCGTTTCATCTCGTAATGCAGTGTCATGAGTCGGGCCGGGAGCGGGTGGAAGACCTCGGAGCGGCGATCCCCTCCGCGAAAGAGCGTGGCATGCCCGCCGACCGAGCCGACCGCGGAACGGATGACGTCGGCCGAGGCATCGCTGCGCAGCCAGCGTTGCGCCCCGCCCCACTCGATCAGCTGGGCGCCCGGCAGCGACAGGGGCGCGACGGTCGGCGGTACCGACAAGCGCCACAAGGGTGCACCGCCGGCAAAGAAGGGATGACCCTGCTCGCGTATCCGATCGCGCCAGAAGACGAGCGCCTCGCCGTCATCGACCGCCTCGCCCCCGATGCGCTCGGCGGCGGCGGAGACGCCGCCGTGGTTGCCGGACAATCGAACCCACAGCTGCTCGCCGTCGAAACAGGTCGCGCTGATCGGCAGGGGCTTCGCGGCCCAGCCCGTCATACGGGCGATCGCCTCGGCCTGCGAGCAGGTCTGGACCAGCGTCCGGCCGGTCGTCGGAATCGGGAGCACCTTCACGCTGATGTCGAGCAGGACACCGAGTGTGCCGAAGGCCCCGGTCATGAGTCGCGAGATGTCGTAGCCGGCAACGTTCTTCATCACCTCGCCGCCGAAGCGCAGGATCTCCGCTCGCCCGGTCAGCACGCGCGTGCCGAGCACCAAGTCGCGGGCCGAGCCCGCGTAGGGTCGCGCGGGACCGGAGAGACCGCAGGCGATGGTTCCGCCCAAGGTCGCACCCGAAGTCGAGTTGTCCCCGCCAGCGGCATCGTCGAAATGCGGGGGCTCGAACGGGAGCATCTGGCCCTGCTCGGCGAGCGCGGCCTCGATCTCGCGCAGCGGCGTACCGCAGCGCGCGGTGACGACCAGCTCCTTGGGCTGGTAGTTGAGGATCCCGGTATGCCCGGACAGGGACAGGACCTCGCCATCGACCGCACGTCCAAGACCCGACTTGGTGCCCTTGCCCTCCAAGCGCAGGTGCAATGAGGCATCGGCTGCGGCGCGGACCCGATCTTGAAGCTCGGCGGTCTGGTCGTTGGTCACCCGTTTCCCCTTGTCGTTTAAACCGCGCCCGGTGCGGTATGCGTCATGTGTTGGAGTGGTTTGGCCGCGCCGGCTCCGACGACTGTCGGAGCCGGCGCGGTTCAAAGTATTTAAAAAGATTAAGTTCTAAACCGCGTCCAGAGTGAGACGCTCACCTTCGAGTGGGCTCGACCTTTGGTGCATTCACGACCCTTGACAGGGGCGCGGTTTAAAATAATATATTTTTTAATATCTTAAACCGCGCCGCCTCCAGCGGTCGTCAAAACTGCCGGGGTCGACCCCATCCAAAAACATCGCATACCGCTCCGGGCGCGGTTTAAACCGCGTCTCACCGGGATCGAGGACATCTCCGAAGCCCAACCCAAAATGAAAACAACGCATGTCGCTCTGGACGCGGTTTAGGAACGATTCAAAATCAACATGAACAGGTCGGTTGGGCAGTGCCGGAGCTTGGAGGATGGGTTTCGCTGCGCTCTACCCATCCTACGGCCTCTGTACACCTTGCTTTTGATCAAGGCTACCAAGTGCTCTAGCCCGCAAGGACGCGGGATATGGTTCAGCGCCCGCTGGCAGCCCGCAGGGCGCTGCGGATGATCTCCTCGGCGCCGCCGCTGCCGTCATCCGCTGCGCGGGCCATTCGCGTCGCATCGACGGGGCGATAGCCTAGGGCCACCAGCGCGCTGACCGCATCGGCGAGGGCCTGCTCGCGCGGGTCGGCGCCGCCGGCCCGCGTCTCGGGGAGATGGGGTGCGCTGCCCGGAATCACATCCAGGCTGTCGCGCAATTCCATCACCAGGCGCTGGGCCGTCTTCCGGCCGATCCCCGGGACCCGGATCAGCACGTCGAGGTCTTCGTGCTCGATACAGTGCGCAAAGCGCGCGGCGTCCATCGAGGAGAGGATCGCCAAGGCCATCTTGGCACCGACGCCGGTGACCTTGAGCAGACGCCGAAAGAGCGCGCGCTCCTGCTCGCGGCCGAATCCGTAGAGCGACCAGGCGTCCTCGCGTACGACTAAATGGGTGACCAGGGCGACGGTCTCGCCGACGGCGGGTAGGTCGTAGAAGGTCGACATGGGGGCCTCGACCTCGTAGCCGACACCGCCCACGTCCAACAGCAGCTGCGGTGGGTGCTTGGCGAGGATCCGGCCGTGCAGACGGCCGATCACGGACGCCAATCCCGCCAGGAGGCGGACGCCCGTCCGCGCGCCGGGATACCCATCGAGTGGGCATGACAGAGCGCGATCGCCAAGGCGTCGGCCTCGTCCTCGCAGGGTGTCTCGGTCAACGCAAGCAGGACCCGAATCATATGTTGGACCTGGGCCTTGTCGGCCCCGCCGGTGCCGACGACGGCAAGCTTGACCGTCTTGGGACTGTATTCATGCACCGTCACACCGGATTTGAGCCCGGCGCAGAGTGCCGCGCCGCGCGCCTGACCGATCTTGAGTGCGGCGGTCGGATCACGGGCGAAGATGAGCTGCTCCACCGCCAACTCGTGGGGCGCGTGCTCGGCCACGATGGCGGCGACACCGTCGAAGATGCGGCCGAGACGATCCGGCCAGGGGTATTCGCCGACCCGCAGGGTGCCGCTGGCGATCCAACGGCTGCGCTGACCGTCGGTATCGATGACCCCGTAGCCGGTCGTGCGCGAGCCCGGATCGATGCCCAGGATGCGATGGCGGAGCTTCGCCGGGGAGCCGATCGGCTTGCGGCCGACGCAAACGCCGACCGGTCGCTGCGGATCGTCAAGCATCGAGCTCGGCCAGGATCTCGTCGGCGATATCGGCGTTGTGGTAGACCTCTTGGACGTCGTCCAGGTCGTCGAGGACATCGACCAGCCGCAGCAGCTTCTCGGCCGTGTCGCGATCGAGCTCGGCGAGAGTCGCGGCGTTGTAGGAGACTTCCGCCACCTCGGTGTCGAACCCGGCTTGGGTGAGCGCGTCCTTCACCGAGGCAAACGCCTCGGGGGTGGTGACCACGTCGAGCGAGCCGTCGTCGTTGGCGAGGACATCCTCGGCACCGGCCTCGAGCGCCGCTTCCATCACCGCATCCTCGTCGGTGCCGGGCTGGAAGCTGATGATGCCCTGCTTGGTGAAGAGATAGCCGACCGAGCCGTCGGTACCCAGGTTTCCGCCGTGCTTGCTGAAGGCATGACGAACCTCGGCCGCGGTGCGGTTGCGGTTGTCGGTCATGCAATCGACCATGATGGCGACCCCGCCGGGCCCGTAGCCCTCGTAGCGGATCTCCTCGTAGTCATCGCCCTCCACCCCGCCGGCGCCGCGCTTGATGGCGCGCTCGACCGTATCGCGCGGCATGTTGGCGCCGAACGCCTTGTCCATCGCCAGACGCAACCGCGGATTCGCACCCGGATCACCGCCGACTTCGCGGCTCGCGACCGTCACCTCGCGAATCAGCTTGGTCCAGACCTTGCCGCGCTGTTTGTCCTGCGCAGCCTTGCGATGCTTGATGTTGGCCCATTTGCTGTGACCCGCCATCGATGACCTCTCTTCACTCGATATCGACCAAGCGCGCCCCCGGATCCGGAACTGCGACCATGAGCCGGGCCGGTTGACACCAGGGGAGTCGCGCTGCATGTTGTTCGGCCGGACATTCTAGCATCGGCCGGGAAACACCGGGTAAACCCCGGCGCGCGGCGCGCGGATGCAAGCACGGTCCCCCGGCGGACCCGCTCACGAACGTCGATCCGTCCCCGGCAACAACCCGGCGACACCCCGGCGACACCCATGCGACATCAGGACCAGGACATGTACGCGACCCCCGAAACCGGCGACGGTTGGATCACGGCCCTCGTCGGCACCGACGAGGAAGGCTTTCGGGTCGAGGCGCGGTTCGCGATCTCGCCGCGGTTTCGTGCGCTCGTGAAGGGTCGGGAGTCCGATCTGGTCTTTGCCGCCCGCAGTCGGCTCGCACGGATCGGGATCAACATCTGCCCGCTCGACGCGCCGCTCTTCAACGGCGACCATTGCACACTCACGCTCCAGGTCGTCTCGGCGATCCACTCCTTCGGCATCGCCGAGCACCTGCAGCACATCGTGGTCCCGGGCCTGCGGGTCGGACGCCTGGTGTTCTGCCCGCAGGACAATCGGCTCGACTCCGCCGCCATCCACGGCCTCATCCAGGGCAACGAGATCCAGGTCCCGGCCGGCTTCTCGGTCGACAGCAACGGCTATCTCATCCTGCGGCCGCAGCGACAGCTCTTCCGATTTCTCCAGCCCTTGACGCTCGAGCAGATCACCGCGATCGCCACCCATGCCGACGGCAAGGACCTGCTGAACCGTCTGCAGATCCGCGAGGCGGTCGATCACATCGCGCTGCCCCCGAACGACGGTCTGGTGACGGCCTGCTCCATGTTTCTGCACCGCCATTACGTGGTGCTCCGCAATCTGGACGACGCGCTCGGCTTTCATCTGCAGGCGACGGTCCTGGACCCGGTCTCCACGCGCGGCACGAATGTCTATCTGGAATTCATCAACCGCTCCGAGCAGTTGATCATCAACCCGAGTGTCGCCGCATCCGTGCACGACGCGATCCCGGTCACACCGACTCGACGCTATTGGCACGGTCGCGCGAGCACCGCGTCCGCGGATGCGGAGCGCGGCAACGACTACCCTCGGCTGGCGGAGATCTTCGATCGGCTCGAAGCGGGTCCGCTCGAGGACCGCTACTCGCATCGCATGATGGCGGTGACGCAGCATCCCGAGACCCTGCTCGGCGGCGCTCGACCCGATCGCATCTGGACCCAACCCGAGGAGCCGCGCGACCCACGCGGCGGAACCGACCTGGCGGCCGGTCTGGTCGCCGAGGGCCTGAAGCTCGACACCCGCACCGAATACGGCACCGGGATCCTGGAGGATCTGGCCGACGGCGCACGCGCCACGCTGCTGCTCGGCTACTTCCCGAATCTCATCGAGCACACCGAGATCTGCGCCGCGGCCCTGCGCCAACGCATCGGTCGCATCGTCTTTCGACGCGCCTCCTTCGAGCATGGCCACTTCCTGTCCGCCCGCGACCACGGCCGACTGGCCGACTACGAGGGTCTCGGCATCGAGGTCTTCTGGTGCAACGATGCGCGCGCTCAAGTCGTGCGACACGTCTTCCGCGGGCTGCGCGGTTACTTCACCTCGCCCGAGCAGGTCGACCGCTTCCGCTCCAGCCTGGTCTTCGCCATCTACGGATCCATCAAGCCGCTGGACGAGGGGTCCGCCCGCCGGACCGAGCATCTCCTCACCAATCTGAAGGGCCTGTTCGGCAGCGACATCAGCATCCTCACCGGCGGCGGCCCGGGCGCCATGCTTCAAGTCACCGAGGCTGCACACCGGCTCGGCCTGCTGGTCGGCTCCAGCTATATCGAGACGCTGGACCAGAGGCCCAATCAAAGCGCCGACTATTACCAGACCTTCCAGGCGCGCAGCCGCCAGTCGCGCCAGCGCTGGTTCGAGATCGCCAGCTTCCACATCTTTCTCTCGGGCGGCGTCGGAACGCTGGAAGAGATCGGCCTGACGCTCACCGACATGAAGCTCGGCGTCATCGAGGCCGGGCCCATCGTCTTCTTCGACGGCTCCGGCGAGGGCTTCTATTGGGAGGGTCTCGAGACCCAACTGGCACGCATGGCCGCTCAGGGCCGACTGCCGAGCTGGGTGCTCGACAACATCCTCATGACCGCCGACCCGGACGCCATCCCGCGTTTCTACAAACAGACGCTGCGGCTCGGGTAGTCCCTTTCGCCGCAAGTCCTGAACAAACCGTCGCAGAATTCCTCGTTGTCGTTGTCGTTGTCTCAATCGGATTCCGGACGACCACGAACACGACAACGACAACGACAACGAGCAGAGCCTTCGACCACGTTTCTTGGTTCCGGCTCTGCCGGGCTAGGGTCGCCGACAAAACAACCATGAAGCCCCTCGATGCGGCATTCTGTCTTTGCGGGTATTCGGTTTCTTGCTCGCCGCAGCGAGCACGGTTAGGATCCGCAAACAGACGCCGAAGCAGGTTTAATACGCCCTTCGGCCGACAGGCGATCCCGGCGGTGACATGACCGCCGGCTCCGTGTGCCGGCCGCAACCTCGCATCTCACAGCACACGGCCGGCCAACGGATGGACCCCCCTTGAACAACGTGTTTAGGCAAACAATAGGAACCGCGGTCCGCCTGTTGACCCTCTGCGTCCTTGCGGCCTCGGCATCAGCCGAGGTGCTGCCGCTCTGGGAGGTCGGCCTCGGCGGCGGAGTGATTCGCATCCCGGATTATCGCGGCTCAAGCGAGGCCGGCACCTATCCCTATCCCTTCGTCATGCCGATCTATCGAGGCCGACAGCTCCAAGCGGACGAGGAAGGCATCAAGGGAGTGCTCGGCGAATCGAGCCGACTGCGACTCGACTTCAGCGTCTTCGGCAATGTCCCGGTCAGCAGCGACAACACGATGCGCGAGGGCATGGACGACCTGGACCCGATCCTGGAAATCGGCCCGATGCTGCGCTACAAGGCATGGACTGCGCCACGTTCCAGTCAATCGTTGATCCTCGACCTCCCGGTACGAGCGGCCCTGTCGGTCGGACACGGGGTCCGATACGTCGGCTATGCGGTCACCCCGCGGATCTCGTACCGGCGCCGGGTCGATCTGCTCGACAGGCCCTGGAAGTGGTCGATCGGCGCCGAGGCGCTCTGGGGATCCGGCGGATTGAACCGCTACTACTATCAGGTCGATGCGGCGGACGCGACGGCCGAG contains:
- the glcE gene encoding glycolate oxidase subunit GlcE; this encodes MTNDQTAELQDRVRAAADASLHLRLEGKGTKSGLGRAVDGEVLSLSGHTGILNYQPKELVVTARCGTPLREIEAALAEQGQMLPFEPPHFDDAAGGDNSTSGATLGGTIACGLSGPARPYAGSARDLVLGTRVLTGRAEILRFGGEVMKNVAGYDISRLMTGAFGTLGVLLDISVKVLPIPTTGRTLVQTCSQAEAIARMTGWAAKPLPISATCFDGEQLWVRLSGNHGGVSAAAERIGGEAVDDGEALVFWRDRIREQGHPFFAGGAPLWRLSVPPTVAPLSLPGAQLIEWGGAQRWLRSDASADVIRSAVGSVGGHATLFRGGDRRSEVFHPLPARLMTLHYEMKRAFDPNGILNLGRLYATL
- the ruvA gene encoding Holliday junction branch migration protein RuvA, with amino-acid sequence MIGRLHGRILAKHPPQLLLDVGGVGYEVEAPMSTFYDLPAVGETVALVTHLVVREDAWSLYGFGREQERALFRRLLKVTGVGAKMALAILSSMDAARFAHCIEHEDLDVLIRVPGIGRKTAQRLVMELRDSLDVIPGSAPHLPETRAGGADPREQALADAVSALVALGYRPVDATRMARAADDGSGGAEEIIRSALRAASGR
- the ruvC gene encoding crossover junction endodeoxyribonuclease RuvC translates to MLDDPQRPVGVCVGRKPIGSPAKLRHRILGIDPGSRTTGYGVIDTDGQRSRWIASGTLRVGEYPWPDRLGRIFDGVAAIVAEHAPHELAVEQLIFARDPTAALKIGQARGAALCAGLKSGVTVHEYSPKTVKLAVVGTGGADKAQVQHMIRVLLALTETPCEDEADALAIALCHAHSMGIPARGRASASWRDWRP
- a CDS encoding YebC/PmpR family DNA-binding transcriptional regulator, producing the protein MAGHSKWANIKHRKAAQDKQRGKVWTKLIREVTVASREVGGDPGANPRLRLAMDKAFGANMPRDTVERAIKRGAGGVEGDDYEEIRYEGYGPGGVAIMVDCMTDNRNRTAAEVRHAFSKHGGNLGTDGSVGYLFTKQGIISFQPGTDEDAVMEAALEAGAEDVLANDDGSLDVVTTPEAFASVKDALTQAGFDTEVAEVSYNAATLAELDRDTAEKLLRLVDVLDDLDDVQEVYHNADIADEILAELDA
- a CDS encoding LOG family protein, giving the protein MYATPETGDGWITALVGTDEEGFRVEARFAISPRFRALVKGRESDLVFAARSRLARIGINICPLDAPLFNGDHCTLTLQVVSAIHSFGIAEHLQHIVVPGLRVGRLVFCPQDNRLDSAAIHGLIQGNEIQVPAGFSVDSNGYLILRPQRQLFRFLQPLTLEQITAIATHADGKDLLNRLQIREAVDHIALPPNDGLVTACSMFLHRHYVVLRNLDDALGFHLQATVLDPVSTRGTNVYLEFINRSEQLIINPSVAASVHDAIPVTPTRRYWHGRASTASADAERGNDYPRLAEIFDRLEAGPLEDRYSHRMMAVTQHPETLLGGARPDRIWTQPEEPRDPRGGTDLAAGLVAEGLKLDTRTEYGTGILEDLADGARATLLLGYFPNLIEHTEICAAALRQRIGRIVFRRASFEHGHFLSARDHGRLADYEGLGIEVFWCNDARAQVVRHVFRGLRGYFTSPEQVDRFRSSLVFAIYGSIKPLDEGSARRTEHLLTNLKGLFGSDISILTGGGPGAMLQVTEAAHRLGLLVGSSYIETLDQRPNQSADYYQTFQARSRQSRQRWFEIASFHIFLSGGVGTLEEIGLTLTDMKLGVIEAGPIVFFDGSGEGFYWEGLETQLARMAAQGRLPSWVLDNILMTADPDAIPRFYKQTLRLG
- a CDS encoding MipA/OmpV family protein, coding for MFRQTIGTAVRLLTLCVLAASASAEVLPLWEVGLGGGVIRIPDYRGSSEAGTYPYPFVMPIYRGRQLQADEEGIKGVLGESSRLRLDFSVFGNVPVSSDNTMREGMDDLDPILEIGPMLRYKAWTAPRSSQSLILDLPVRAALSVGHGVRYVGYAVTPRISYRRRVDLLDRPWKWSIGAEALWGSGGLNRYYYQVDAADATAERPAYAAEAGFGGTRLRTSLYHRDRKKLVSLYALYDNLQGAVFEDSPLVEQASGWTVGFVVTWFVLQSKDLVEVRQWEWMTE